The following coding sequences lie in one Arachis hypogaea cultivar Tifrunner chromosome 9, arahy.Tifrunner.gnm2.J5K5, whole genome shotgun sequence genomic window:
- the LOC112711069 gene encoding probable mitochondrial import inner membrane translocase subunit TIM21, which yields MFRRICSNRSSWAHNASRPTNKLLPAAAPPPPAGARGVITRRAAGTLAFLRFLGESGIRIREDHAKSTSIASSFARSMSSKASDESGRRTRRNTDETKKEITNVEDPYSAPTYNIPEKPVTFVEGASYSVIILAGLGIAAAAGYAVFKELIFEPKEYKIYNKALKRIQDDSQIRVRIGSPITGYGQESRNRAARQRIPNRVWTDEEGAEHVEVNFYIRGPNGHGKVFAEMFKDTVDKEWKFTYLIVEIRAPSQAQIMLESYIPAYNANK from the exons ATGTTTCGCAGGATCTGCTCCAACCGTTCGTCCTGGGCCCACAATGCTTCCCGACCTACCAACAAGCTCCTCCCCGCCGCTGCTCCCCCACCGCCCGCCGGAGCGCGCGGCGTCATCACTCGCCGCGCCGCCGGAACCCTTGCTTTCCTGCGGTTCCTTG gaGAATCCGGAATCAGAATCCGAGAGGACCATGCTAAATCAACCTCCATTGCTTCTTCCTTTGCTAGGTCGATGTCTTCCAAAGCATCAGATGAATCAGGCAGAAGAACAAGGCGAAATACTGATGAG ACCAAAAAGGAGATAACAAATGTTGAAGATCCGTATAGTGCTCCAACATATAATATTCCGGAGAAGCCAGTGACATTTGTGGAGGGTGCATCCTACAGTGTCATCATTCTTGCTGGGCTTGGGATTGCAGCTGCCGCAGGATATGCTGTTTTCAAGGAACTTATATTTGAACCAAAGGA GTATAAGATCTATAACAAGGCTCTCAAAAGAATTCAAGATGACAGTCAG ATTAGGGTGAGGATTGGATCCCCAATTACGGGCTACGGTCAGGAGAGTAGAAACCGTGCTGCTCGCCAAAGAATTCCTAACAGAGTATGGACTGATGAAGAAGGTGCTGAGCATGTAGAG GTTAATTTCTATATCCGGGGTCCGAATGGACATGGAAAAGTCTTTGCTGAGATGTTCAAAGATACAGTGGATAAGGAATGGAAGTTCACGTATTTGATTGTCGAAATTAGAGCACCTTCTCAAGCCCAAATAATGCTGGAGTCATATATTCCAGCTTACAATGCAAACAAGTAG